The Thalassotalea piscium sequence GATGCAAAGATGCTGGGGGAAGGGTATTAGTACTACACCCTACCAAAATATAGCCAATAACTAAAATTGTTAACGCTTTCAGCTTGTTAATCATACTAATTTCCATGGTGGTGACCTTCTTTATTACGACGGTTTTTTATTAAGCTACCAGATTGTAAGTGATTTTTACAATTGATGCACATTATTTCATATCTACAAAAATGATGTTAAACTTGCTAGCATAAGATTACACTTCTTTATAATGAAAGCATCTGCTATTTTTAGCACTTTCACAATTTAATATTCGCTAATAATTAGCAAAATAAAATTTCAGGGATAGCTGCCTTATTTATGTCTAGTTCAAAGTTTAGAGATCTATCGTCAGGTAGTAAATATCTGGTATTAGTTGAGTTAGTGTTTTTTGCTAGTGCCTTATTGCTCACCGTTTATTTAAATAAATTTTTTCTTTTTGTAGAGCCAATTGAGCTGGCAGGCAACTTTATTTTTATTTATGCCGTTGTTTATGCCTTTATTATTCAACTTTCATCGTTAGCACTTGGGCTTTATAACTCTAAATTACGTGAAAGTTTTCGTGGTATTGTTAGGCGTTTATTGGTGTCGGTTGCTATTGGTTTTTTTATCGCCACTATTGTTAATCCCTTTTTTGGTGAAAATTCGTTACCAATCGAATTACTCGCACTAGCATCAGTAACCACCTTAATTATTGCCTCTATTTTTCGTTACTTTATTTATAAAGTAGACTTTTTTGGTTTAAATAAACGTACTGTACTGGTATTAGGGGCAGGACAACGCGCCTCTATAATTGAAAGAAGAATGCGCCGCGACGTAGACCGACAAGGCTTTACCATGCATGGTTTTGTTGTTATGGAAGGTGACGGCGAAGGCGGTATAGTTAACGAAAATAGAATAACACTCGACACCTCATTAGTAACCTATGCCTTAGAGCACGACATTGACGAAATAGTGGTAGCGAGCGACGAACGCCGAAATAACTTACCAGTAGATGAACTTTTTGCTTGTAAAATTCGAGGGGTAGAAATTACCGAAATTCTCGACTTTATTGAACGTGAAACTGGTCAAATTGCCGTTAACTTAATTTACCCAAGCTGGGTAATCTATTCCAACGGTTTTGCATCGGCAAACCATTTACGCAATACCCTTGATTGGGTGTTTAATGCCAGTATTGCTTTTGTTTTATTTCTGGTAGCGTGGCCAATAATGCTAATTACCGCCATTCTTATTAAGCTCGACGAGGGGATGAACGCTCCTGTATTTTATTATCAAGAGCGAGTGGGCCTAGACGGACAAGCCTTTAATATTATGAAATTTCGTAGTATGCGCATCGACGCAGAAAAAAATGGCGCACAAATGGCCTCTGAAAACGATGACCGCACCACCAAAATAGGCAAGTTTATTCGTAAGTATCGAGTAGACGAATTACCGCAAATATATAACGTAATGCGTGGCGACATGGGTTTTGTTGGCCCACGCCCTGAACGCCCTGAGTTTGTGCAACAGTTAATCAAAAACATTCCATATTACAACGAGCGCCATAACGTAAAACCAGGGCTAACCGGTTGGGCGCAATTAAAATATCCTTATGGTGCTACTGAAGAAGACTCGTTAGAAAAACTTAAGTACGACCTGTACTACATTAAGCACCGAAGCTTTATGTTAGATTTATTGATCTTAATAAGAACCGTTGAAATTGTATTATTTGGTAAGGGCCGTTAACCCTAACCATACGAGTAACCACTTAGTCAGTTTAAAAGGAAATAACATTGAAGGTTTTACATGTTTTAGAGTATTCAAGGCCAAATATAAGCGGTTACTCGCTTAGATCAGACGCTATTATTCGCCATCAGCGTCAAATAGGTATTGTAACTCAACAACTTACTAGCCAAAGATACCAAGACTTTACTGAACTAACTGAAAGTGTTGAAGGTGTAGAATACCAGCGAACCCAAGCTTCTACTTCTATATTAAGTAAAATTCCGTTTATCAATTATTTACACCATATAAATTTTTTAGCAAAAAGAATAGAAAAAGCAGTAGTTGAAGGCAAACCTGACTTAATTCAAACCCATTCACCCATGTTTAATGCGCTAGCTGCGATTAAAGTGGGTAAAAAATATAACATTCCGGTTACGTATGAAGTTCGAGCCTTATGGGAAGATGCAGCAGTTGATACGGGTAAAACCAAAGAAGGTAGCTTTAAGTATAAAATGATCAAAGCTATTGAACAACGCGCCTTTGAAAAAGCTGATGCGGTAAGTTGTATTTGCGAAGGGCTAAAAGCAGATCTAATAAAAAGAGGCATACCACAAGATAAACTATTTGTTACGCCAAATGCAGTTGATATTAATAATTTTCAGCCATTGCATCAGCGCGACCCAGAGCTAGCGCAAACTTTCAAATTATCAGGGAAGAAAGTAATCGCTTTTATCGGAACATTTTTTAAGTATGAAGGGCTGCACTATGCCATTAGTGCAATGAAAGAAATTACTAAAACAAGAAAAGATATTCATCTTTTATTAGTAGGTGCGGGTAATGAGTTAGCTAATTTGCAGCAACAAGTAAGTGACCAAGGCCTAGCTGAATTTGTTACTTTTGTTGGTCGTGTGCCTTTTGCAGAAGTCAGTCGTTATTATAGTTTAGCCGATTTAATGGTATTCCCGCGTGAAAGTATTCGATTAACTGAATTGGTTACTCCACTAAAACCACTAGAGTCAATGGCACAATATAAGCCGGTTATTGCTTCTGATATTGGTGGTCATAAAGAGTTAATAGAAGATAATAAAACAGGTTTTTTATTTCCTGCCGACAATTCGTCGGCACTAGCAACTAAAGTGCTAGAAGTAATAGATAACACTAGCTTGCTTACAGAAATTAGTGAGCAGGGTTTAACTTTTGTTCGTGAAGAAAGAAACTGGTTGAACACAGCAAAGCAATATTTACCAGTATATGAAAGGCTTATTTAAGTTATGCCAGAGCAGCATAAGCCCATTATTATTATTACAAACTTGTATCCAGTACCCTGGGGACCCAATCGAGCCAGTTTCAACAAACAACAATTTGACATAATCGCGGACAAAAAATCTGTAAAAATTGTGGTTTTACTGCCATGGAAGGAATGGTTGGTGCATCGCAAAGCCTGCCAATCAAATAACAATATTAAATACTGCCCTTACTTTTATATCCCCAAAGTTGGACGACGCTTAGTACCATACTTCCAATTCTTTTCGTTGTTGTTTCTGCTTCCTTGGATGAAAAAACAAGAGGCGACAGGCTTACTAGCGTCTTGGGGTTTTCCTGACGCGGTAGCAGTAGCTATGGTGAATAAATTTTTAAATCTACCGTTATTTGTCAAAGTGCATGGTACTGACGTAAATGAGAATATAAAGTTTAGTGGCCGAGCAAGTTTAATGAAAAAGTGGTTAAATAAAGCACAAAGTATTTTTTGTGCGAGTAAAGCCCTTGCAGACGCATTAGCTAAAATTGGAATTGCACAAGAAAAGCTTGTGGTAAATTACAATGGAGTAAACCCTGAAATATTTTACCCTGCCACTAACAAGCAGAATGATAAGTCGTTAGTTTTTGTTGGTAGCTTAATTACTACAAAGGGAGTTAATGAGCTTTTTTCTGCTTTTATCCTCTGTCACAAAGAATGCCCGAACTTAACTTTAGATATACTAGGTGAAGGACCAATGAAAAGTGTTTTAGCAGATAAAATTAATGCACATAATTTACATGATAATATTAAGCTTCATGGCTCCGTAGCGCTTCCTCTGGTTGCCGAGTTTGTTCGCAATGCCAGCGTATTAGTGCTACCTAGTTACCGAGAAGGTGTACCAAACGTTTTACTAGAGTCTTTTGCAAGTGGTACGCCAGTAATAGCAACAGTAGTGGGTGGAATACCTGAAGTTGTTAATGAAGATGTGGGTATTTTAGTTGATAAAGAAAATAGTGAACAACTCGCTAACGCAATAAATACAGCGCTAAATAAAAACTGGTCTAGTGAAAAATTACTTTCACACGCAGCTCAGTTTAATTGGCAAAAAAATGTACAACGGGTAATGGAAATAATAGAACCGCAGTGAAATATCTAAAAAGCGACTTCAAGCAAAAACAACAAATACTTATCAGCGAAGGGTATAATGTATCAATGCTGCGGGTATTAGTAAGCGACGGCACCTCGGCAAATGCTATATACAGACTAACAAGTTGGTTAGTTTCATATAAATTATCTCCACTAGCACTTGTTACTTTGTGGTTAAACAGGGTAATTAATGGCTGTGTAATTGGTGCTGCTGCACAGTTCAGTTATGGTTTAGTTATTATGCACCCTGTAGGTGTGGTAATTAACTCAAAAGTACGTGGCGGGCGAAACATTACTATTGAAAGTGGTGTGGTTATAGGTGACGAAAAAGGTAAAGCCCCAGTGTTGGGTGATAATATATTTATTGGTGCCGGCGCCAAAATTATTGGCGGCATAACTGTGGGTAACAATGTAAAAATAGGTGCTAATGCTGTGGTGGTTAAAGATGTTCCTGATAACGTAACCGTTGTTGGGATACCAGCAAAAGTAATAAACAAAGGTGTAAAAGAATGTTAATTGTTTTTTGGATATCATTAAGCTTATTAGTGTATTCATACTTTGTTTACCCACTATTATTAAAATTACTTGTTAAACCAAAAGAAATTAAGCTGCAAGCGTTAAGCGAGTTTCCTAGCGTAGACATAGTAATAGCAGCATATAACGAAGAGTCGTGTATTAAAGCGCGTATCGAAAACGCTTTGCAGCAAAACTACCAAGGCGAATTAAATATATTGGTAGCTTCAGACGGTAGTAAAGATAAAACTGGTGAAATAATTACTAGCTTTACAGACCCTCGAGTAAAAGCGTTTAACTTTCCAGAAAACAGAGGGAAAATATCTGTTTTAAATGATTTGATTGCTCATTCAGATGCAGAATACTTAGTATTAACCGATGCAAATACTGACTTTAATATTGATGCAGTAGATATACTTATTAGAAGCTTTAACGACAAGGTTGGCGCAGTTTCTGGTGAGTTAATATTAGAAACTGATGCAGGTAACCAAAACCAAGACGGCTTATATTGGAAATACGAACAGTTACTTAAAAAATATGAATCTTCACTTGGTGGCTTGTTAGGTGCTAATGGTGCTATTTATGCAATAAAGCGTGAACTTTATATCCCATTATCAAAAGATACGGTTGTAGATGACTTTTGCATAGTTATGAACATAAAAAAACAAGGTTACCAAGTGCTGTATAACGAATTAGCAGTAGCAACCGAAGAAATAGCACCATCACTTAAAGAAGAGTATGGTCGCCGCGTAAGAATAGGTATAGGTAACTACAAGGCCTTTATGGTAAATTTATGGGCACTATCACCACTTCAAGGTTGGTTTAGTTTATGTTATTGGTCGCATAAGGTACTGCGTTGGTTTGCGCCTCACCTAATGCTAGTGGTATTTCTGTCAAATTTATTATTAATTACTACGCCAATATATTTGTTTTTATTTATCGGACAAGTGTTGTTTTATGCCATTGGCTATTACGGACAAAGAAAAATAGATAATGGTAAAAAAGTTAATGGATTAGTTGCTATAGTAACTTTCTTTTTATCAATGAATGTTGCATTAGGACAAGGCTTTTTTAAATTTTTAAAAGGTCATAAAAGTGGTGGCTGGCAACGAACAGCGCGCTCAGGAGATACAAAGTAATGACAATCATTTTAATACTATTAGTGTTAGCCGCACTTGCATTTTGGCTAGTATTAAAAAAGAAAAACATGGATATTTGGTTTTTCTCTTATCTAAAAAATGTACTCAGCCGCCCTAAAGTTGAAGGGCCAGTGCATGTAATGTTTTGTTTTGTTGATCATTATGAACCGCAATGGCGAAACGATGACATTGAAATTGAACGTGCGCGTGTAGACCGATGGTTTAAAGATTATCCGCTAATGGCAGAGCAGCATAAAGATGCTGACGGGCATATGCCTAAACATTCTTTTTTCTATCCTGAAGAAGAGTATAGATATGAGCATTTAGCCAAATTGTCTGACATGTGCTATCGCGGCTTTGGTGAGATAGAAATTCACTTACACCATGATAAAGACACCCCTGAAAACTTTACCAATGTAATGACTAATTTTGCCAACACATTACACAATGACCATGGCGCACTGCCAGTTCACCCTGAAACGGGCCAAATAATGTATGCGTTTATTCATGGTAACTGGGCATTAGATAATTCACTACCCAATGGCTATATGTGTGGTATTGATAACGAACTTCCATTACTAAAGCAAACTGGTTGTTATGTTGATATGACCCTACCTTCTGCTCCAAGCCCAGCGCAAACAACTAAAGTTAACGCAATTTATTATGCCACAGGTAAACCTGGTGGCTGTAAAGCTCATGACAAGGGGGTTGATGTTGAAGTAGGTAAAGCAGCTACGGGCGATTTAATGCTAATTCAAGGTCCATTAGGTGTAGCCCTAAAGTGGCGAACGCCTAAAGGCTTACCCAGAATTGAAAACTCTGATGTACGTAAAACTATGCCACCGTTAAAATCACGAGTAGACCAATGGGTTAACTCACATATTCATGTTAAGGGTAAGCCAGAGTGGGTGTTTATTAAAGTACATACTCATGGCACACAAGAAGCAGACATGGACACCTTGCTAGGCCAAGCTAGACACGATATGCACACATACTTAGAAACTAAATATAATGATGGCGATAACTATGTGCTTCATTATGTTTCAGCTCGTGAAATGTATAACATTGTAAAAGCAGCTGAAGCAGGTGAGAGTGGGGATCCAAATTTATATAGAGACTTTGTATTGCCTAAACCATCGTTTATGCCTTTGTAGTGAGATAAGAAGTGTTTTTTCAACTTCGCCAAGGCCTTAGTAAATTTCTGTCATTAACGGGAGGAATTAACTATTTTTGGAAAAGGCTACCAAACGGTGTTTATGCCTTTAATTATCATCGGATAGGTGATAAAGAAAAAACTCCTTTTGATCGGGCTATTTTTTCATGTACGCAAAATGCCTTTGAACAACAAGTAATAGAGCTAAAAAAACACTTCAAAATTATTAATACAGTAGAGCTTGCAAAGCTAATAGCGCATGGTGAAATTGTGAATGATCGTTATGCAGTTATTACGTTTGACGATGGCTATCTAGATAATTTTACTGAAGCTTTCCCAGTTTTAAAAAAACATAAAATACCTGCAGTTTTTTATTTAACAACAGAGCTACTCGAATCTCGGCAAATAACTTGGTGGGATGAAATTGCCTATTTATTGAGAAAGTCGCATGGTATGAAATACCAGCTACCGAACGGCACTTTAGAATATACACTTGAAAAAGATAATATAGATAAAATTATTCAACGAATAATGTCTGATATAAAACAAACAAAGAATTTATCTGTATTAACTGCACTACAAGATATTAGATCAAAGTTCCCTGAAGCTAGAACAAAGCTTTTAGCCGAAAATCATGAGTTGTTCATGGGGTGGGAACATGCTGAAGAACTACTAAAGCAAGGAATGGAGATAGGCTCTCATACACTCACTCATCCTATACTTACACAGCTTGAAAACGAGCAACACAGAAAAGAGATTGTTGAATCAAAAGCAATACTAGAAAAAAGGTTGAACTGCACCATTAATTCAATAGCGTACCCTGTTGGTCGCTATTATTGCTATAACCAAAATACATTTGAATACACTGCTGAAGCAGGCTATAAAATAGGCTTTAATAATGAGCCTGGCTACCATCGTAGTATTTGTAACGCACTTGATATTAATCGTTTTTGTGTAGCAACTGATGACATAAATTACTTAAAGTATGAATGTTGTTTTACGTAATTCGAAAACACATTAAATGTTGTAGCCTTTATTAAAAGAATAAAGTTGCTCGGTGTAAATACAAAGGAGGCGTACATTTACCATGAGTTTAGAGTTATCTGTAATCACCTCACTTGAAGAGTTCGAATTACTTGCAACTAAATGGGAAAGCTTTAGAAGGCAACACAACGATAATAATATATGTAATGGCTGGGATTGGCTAAACACTTGGCTTGATATATTTGGTAGTGAAAAAGACCAACTTTACCTACATGTATGGCGTTATCAGCAAGAGATTGTTGGTATCATTCCTTGTTACCTTAAAACTACATTAGCAGGGAAGGAATTACGTTTCATTGCTACAGGTGAACCGATAAAATCAGAAGTTTGCAGCGAATTTCAAGATTTTATTATAAATGC is a genomic window containing:
- a CDS encoding TIGR03013 family XrtA/PEP-CTERM system glycosyltransferase, with product MSSSKFRDLSSGSKYLVLVELVFFASALLLTVYLNKFFLFVEPIELAGNFIFIYAVVYAFIIQLSSLALGLYNSKLRESFRGIVRRLLVSVAIGFFIATIVNPFFGENSLPIELLALASVTTLIIASIFRYFIYKVDFFGLNKRTVLVLGAGQRASIIERRMRRDVDRQGFTMHGFVVMEGDGEGGIVNENRITLDTSLVTYALEHDIDEIVVASDERRNNLPVDELFACKIRGVEITEILDFIERETGQIAVNLIYPSWVIYSNGFASANHLRNTLDWVFNASIAFVLFLVAWPIMLITAILIKLDEGMNAPVFYYQERVGLDGQAFNIMKFRSMRIDAEKNGAQMASENDDRTTKIGKFIRKYRVDELPQIYNVMRGDMGFVGPRPERPEFVQQLIKNIPYYNERHNVKPGLTGWAQLKYPYGATEEDSLEKLKYDLYYIKHRSFMLDLLILIRTVEIVLFGKGR
- a CDS encoding TIGR04063 family PEP-CTERM/XrtA system glycosyltransferase; amino-acid sequence: MKVLHVLEYSRPNISGYSLRSDAIIRHQRQIGIVTQQLTSQRYQDFTELTESVEGVEYQRTQASTSILSKIPFINYLHHINFLAKRIEKAVVEGKPDLIQTHSPMFNALAAIKVGKKYNIPVTYEVRALWEDAAVDTGKTKEGSFKYKMIKAIEQRAFEKADAVSCICEGLKADLIKRGIPQDKLFVTPNAVDINNFQPLHQRDPELAQTFKLSGKKVIAFIGTFFKYEGLHYAISAMKEITKTRKDIHLLLVGAGNELANLQQQVSDQGLAEFVTFVGRVPFAEVSRYYSLADLMVFPRESIRLTELVTPLKPLESMAQYKPVIASDIGGHKELIEDNKTGFLFPADNSSALATKVLEVIDNTSLLTEISEQGLTFVREERNWLNTAKQYLPVYERLI
- a CDS encoding glycosyltransferase — translated: MPEQHKPIIIITNLYPVPWGPNRASFNKQQFDIIADKKSVKIVVLLPWKEWLVHRKACQSNNNIKYCPYFYIPKVGRRLVPYFQFFSLLFLLPWMKKQEATGLLASWGFPDAVAVAMVNKFLNLPLFVKVHGTDVNENIKFSGRASLMKKWLNKAQSIFCASKALADALAKIGIAQEKLVVNYNGVNPEIFYPATNKQNDKSLVFVGSLITTKGVNELFSAFILCHKECPNLTLDILGEGPMKSVLADKINAHNLHDNIKLHGSVALPLVAEFVRNASVLVLPSYREGVPNVLLESFASGTPVIATVVGGIPEVVNEDVGILVDKENSEQLANAINTALNKNWSSEKLLSHAAQFNWQKNVQRVMEIIEPQ
- a CDS encoding serine O-acetyltransferase, producing MKYLKSDFKQKQQILISEGYNVSMLRVLVSDGTSANAIYRLTSWLVSYKLSPLALVTLWLNRVINGCVIGAAAQFSYGLVIMHPVGVVINSKVRGGRNITIESGVVIGDEKGKAPVLGDNIFIGAGAKIIGGITVGNNVKIGANAVVVKDVPDNVTVVGIPAKVINKGVKEC
- a CDS encoding glycosyltransferase family 2 protein codes for the protein MLIVFWISLSLLVYSYFVYPLLLKLLVKPKEIKLQALSEFPSVDIVIAAYNEESCIKARIENALQQNYQGELNILVASDGSKDKTGEIITSFTDPRVKAFNFPENRGKISVLNDLIAHSDAEYLVLTDANTDFNIDAVDILIRSFNDKVGAVSGELILETDAGNQNQDGLYWKYEQLLKKYESSLGGLLGANGAIYAIKRELYIPLSKDTVVDDFCIVMNIKKQGYQVLYNELAVATEEIAPSLKEEYGRRVRIGIGNYKAFMVNLWALSPLQGWFSLCYWSHKVLRWFAPHLMLVVFLSNLLLITTPIYLFLFIGQVLFYAIGYYGQRKIDNGKKVNGLVAIVTFFLSMNVALGQGFFKFLKGHKSGGWQRTARSGDTK
- a CDS encoding polysaccharide deacetylase family protein; the protein is MFFQLRQGLSKFLSLTGGINYFWKRLPNGVYAFNYHRIGDKEKTPFDRAIFSCTQNAFEQQVIELKKHFKIINTVELAKLIAHGEIVNDRYAVITFDDGYLDNFTEAFPVLKKHKIPAVFYLTTELLESRQITWWDEIAYLLRKSHGMKYQLPNGTLEYTLEKDNIDKIIQRIMSDIKQTKNLSVLTALQDIRSKFPEARTKLLAENHELFMGWEHAEELLKQGMEIGSHTLTHPILTQLENEQHRKEIVESKAILEKRLNCTINSIAYPVGRYYCYNQNTFEYTAEAGYKIGFNNEPGYHRSICNALDINRFCVATDDINYLKYECCFT